In Vibrio diazotrophicus, the following proteins share a genomic window:
- a CDS encoding class II glutamine amidotransferase, with translation MCELLGMSANVPTDICFSFTGLIQRGGNTGPHRDGWGITFYEGKGFRTFKDPNPSYQSKIAQLVQEYPIKSCAVISHIRQANRGGVNLENTHPFTRELWGRYWTFAHNGQLIDYQDLPTGRHRPVGETDSEAAFCWLLDKLENRYPEPPKDMHEVFRYISLRCDDLREKGVFNMLLSDGEYLMTYCTNHLYWITRRAPFGRAALLDEDIEINFQEETTPNDVVSVIATQPLTGNEQWQRMKPGEFNIFHYGELFESNSADLSDVAFAAPKPGNQAPTEPLE, from the coding sequence ATGTGTGAATTGCTCGGAATGAGCGCCAATGTCCCGACTGATATTTGTTTTAGCTTTACTGGTTTGATTCAACGTGGCGGCAATACCGGACCACACAGAGATGGTTGGGGTATCACGTTTTATGAAGGTAAAGGCTTTCGAACATTTAAAGATCCCAATCCTAGTTACCAATCGAAGATTGCACAGTTAGTCCAGGAATACCCAATCAAAAGCTGCGCGGTGATAAGCCATATTCGCCAAGCTAATAGAGGCGGTGTCAATCTGGAGAATACGCACCCATTTACTCGTGAGTTGTGGGGGCGTTACTGGACTTTTGCTCACAATGGACAACTCATCGATTACCAAGATTTGCCAACCGGTCGTCATCGTCCTGTCGGAGAAACAGACAGTGAAGCCGCATTTTGCTGGTTACTCGATAAGTTAGAGAATCGCTATCCTGAACCACCGAAAGATATGCACGAGGTTTTTCGCTACATCTCTTTGCGTTGCGATGATCTGCGCGAGAAAGGTGTCTTTAATATGCTGTTGTCTGATGGTGAATATCTGATGACGTACTGCACCAATCATCTGTACTGGATCACTCGTCGAGCGCCATTTGGTCGAGCAGCTTTGCTTGATGAAGATATTGAAATCAACTTTCAGGAAGAAACGACACCGAATGATGTGGTTTCTGTGATTGCGACTCAACCTTTAACTGGAAATGAGCAGTGGCAAAGAATGAAGCCCGGTGAATTCAATATTTTCCACTATGGTGAACTGTTCGAAAGTAACAGTGCCGATTTATCCGATGTAGCATTTGCTGCGCCTAAGCCGGGAAACCAAGCGCCTACAGAGCCGCTTGAGTGA
- the lpcA gene encoding D-sedoheptulose 7-phosphate isomerase → MYQDLIRSELTEAAEVLNKFLSDDHNIAQIEAAAKLIADSFKQGGKVLSCGNGGSHCDAMHFAEELTGRYRENRPGYPGIAISDPSHLSCVSNDFGYDFVFSRYVEAVGSAGDVLFGLSTSGNSGNILKAIEAAKAKGMKTIALTGKDGGKMAGIADVEVRVPHFGYADRIQEVHIKIIHIIIQLIEKEME, encoded by the coding sequence ATGTATCAGGATCTAATTAGAAGTGAACTAACAGAAGCGGCTGAAGTGTTGAACAAGTTTTTGAGTGACGATCATAACATCGCTCAAATTGAAGCTGCTGCTAAGCTTATTGCTGATTCATTCAAACAAGGCGGTAAAGTGCTGTCTTGTGGTAATGGTGGCTCACACTGTGACGCAATGCATTTTGCTGAAGAGTTAACAGGTCGTTACCGTGAAAACCGCCCTGGTTACCCTGGTATCGCTATTTCTGATCCAAGTCATCTGTCATGCGTGAGTAACGACTTTGGTTATGATTTTGTTTTCTCTCGTTATGTTGAAGCGGTTGGCTCTGCGGGTGATGTGCTATTCGGTTTATCGACTTCTGGTAACTCTGGCAACATTTTAAAAGCAATCGAAGCTGCAAAAGCGAAAGGCATGAAGACTATCGCTCTTACTGGTAAAGACGGCGGCAAAATGGCAGGCATTGCGGATGTTGAAGTTCGCGTACCGCATTTTGGCTATGCTGATCGTATCCAAGAAGTACACATCAAAATTATCCACATCATTATTCAGCTTATTGAAAAAGAAATGGAATAA